A part of Ailuropoda melanoleuca isolate Jingjing unplaced genomic scaffold, ASM200744v2 unplaced-scaffold2939, whole genome shotgun sequence genomic DNA contains:
- the LOC100482414 gene encoding LOW QUALITY PROTEIN: GTPase IMAP family member 2 (The sequence of the model RefSeq protein was modified relative to this genomic sequence to represent the inferred CDS: inserted 2 bases in 1 codon), giving the protein MDRHECSHTGPYMKNKCARGSELRIILVGKSGTGKSATGNSILGKKAFGSQLTAQPFTKTCSESQGSWGEREIVIIDTPDMFSGEDHSDSLCKEVQRCYLLSAPGPHVLLLVTQLGRFTTQDEQAVQRMKEIFGEGAMSHTIVLFTHKEDLEGESLTGYIQDTDNTALCKLVAACGGRVCAFDNRATGSDRDGQVKELVDLMEDLVLERSGDHYTNGLYSLVTASEYGPVCEEESFKDFKRALRKYMENQRRYSARAKANYLKQALXKTPVFILLFIQLFVKLLILLFCVLYRMCVSFCCFLFSVCCLFCSFLLMIAKILMIILRKITGLQGKTPTL; this is encoded by the exons GACCGTATATGAAGAACAAATGTGCCAGAGGATCAGAGCTGAGAATCATTCTGGTGGGCAAATCAGGAACCGGCAAAAGTGCCACTGGGAACAGCATCCTTGGGAAGAAAGCATTTGGGTCACAGCTGACTGCCCAGCCGTTTACTAAGACTTGCAGTGAAAGTCagggaagctggggagagagagagatagtcaTTATTGACACACCGGATATGTTTTCTGGGGAGGACCATTCCGATTCCCTGTGCAAAGAGGTGCAGAGGTGCTACTTACTCTCTGCCCCAGGACCCCACGTGCTGCTCCTGGTGACCCAGCTGGGCCGATTCACCACCCAGGATGAGCAGGCTGTGCAGAGGATGAAGGAGATCTTTGGAGAAGGTGCCATGAGTCACACAATTGTCCTCTTCACCCACAAGGAAGACCTCGAGGGAGAATCCTTGACGGGTTACATCCAGGACACAGATAACACAGCCCTATGCAAGCTGGTGGCAGCATGTGGGGGGCGAGTGTGTGCCTTTGACAACCGTGCTACAGGGAGCGATCGGGATGGCCAAGTGAAGGAGCTAGTGGACCTGATGGAAGACCTGGTGTTGGAGAGAAGCGGTGACCACTACACCAATGGGCTCTACAGCCTAGTAACAGCGTCAGAGTATGGACCTGTGTGCGAGGAGGAAAGTTTCAAGGATTTCAAAAGAGCTCTTAGGAAGTACATGGAAAATCAGAGACGTTACTCCGCCAGGGCCAAAGCCAATTACCTGAAACAAGCTCT CAAAACACcagtctttattttactttttattcaatTGTTTGTCAAATTGCTAATTCTGTTATTTTGTGTATTGTATAGAATGTGCGTCTCattttgctgctttctttttaGTGTATGCTGTTTGTTCTGTAGCTTCCTGTTAATGATAGCTAAAATACTGATGATCATTTTGAGAAAGATCACTGGGCTGCAAGGCAAGACCCCTACATTATAG